A part of Melittangium boletus DSM 14713 genomic DNA contains:
- a CDS encoding M14 family zinc carboxypeptidase codes for MLLPTLLALTLHQAPLTTVAEKSGWTHTGRYAEVESLCRAFPKRYPGKVRCDTFGTTPEGRPLLALVASADGTLTPAAAAKKNRPIVFFQGGIHAGEIDGKDAGFWLLRDVLDGKALPGVLKNVTAVFVPVFNVDGHERFGPNHRPNQVGPEEMGWRTTGRNLNLNRDYVKADAPEMVAMLTLLHTWDPLIYIDLHATDGAQFEHDVSVQMEPQKTGPEALRVPGEKMIAELLQGLEAQGHLPLPFYPSFEEWDNPQSGVSYGVSPPRFSHPYWLAHRRYGVLVETHSWKPYAHRVATTRHVLEGLLRLFARDGQALMKARAAVDAEAESGQVREVVLAWENTKNSHPIAFRGYAYERSPSELTQLPWIRYDTTKPQVWTLPYFEELRPAVTAPLPLGGYLVPPAHAGWVAPKLTAHGLRFQRLGQTLPPAEVEVFRATETSFRPTSVEGHQGLTVQGQWARERHPLPEGTLYVPAAQKSAPLVAHLLEPRGPDSLLSWGFFNNHFEAKEYIEEYVVEPFARELLAKDPAVKAAWEERLKDPAFAADPKSRLRFFAERHPAWDSHFNLYPVFRTDSPPAGLKPVR; via the coding sequence ATGCTCCTGCCCACCCTGCTCGCCCTGACGCTGCACCAGGCCCCTCTCACCACCGTCGCCGAGAAGAGCGGATGGACCCACACCGGCCGCTACGCCGAGGTGGAATCACTCTGCCGGGCCTTCCCCAAGCGCTACCCGGGCAAGGTGCGCTGCGACACCTTCGGGACCACGCCCGAGGGCCGCCCCCTGCTCGCGCTCGTGGCGAGCGCGGATGGAACCCTCACCCCCGCCGCGGCGGCGAAGAAGAACCGCCCCATCGTCTTCTTCCAGGGAGGCATCCACGCCGGGGAGATCGACGGCAAGGACGCGGGCTTCTGGCTGCTGCGGGACGTGCTCGACGGCAAGGCGCTCCCGGGCGTGCTCAAGAACGTGACGGCCGTCTTCGTGCCCGTCTTCAACGTGGATGGACACGAGCGCTTCGGCCCCAACCACCGGCCCAACCAGGTGGGCCCCGAGGAGATGGGCTGGCGCACCACCGGGCGCAACCTCAACCTCAACCGGGACTACGTGAAGGCGGACGCCCCGGAGATGGTGGCCATGCTCACGCTGCTGCACACGTGGGATCCGCTCATCTACATCGACCTGCACGCCACCGACGGCGCCCAGTTCGAGCACGACGTGAGCGTGCAGATGGAGCCCCAGAAGACGGGCCCCGAGGCGCTGCGGGTCCCCGGCGAGAAGATGATCGCGGAGCTGCTCCAGGGGCTCGAGGCCCAGGGCCACCTGCCCCTGCCCTTCTATCCCTCCTTCGAGGAATGGGACAATCCGCAATCCGGCGTGAGCTACGGCGTCTCACCGCCGCGCTTCAGCCACCCGTACTGGCTGGCCCATCGGCGCTACGGCGTGCTGGTGGAGACCCACTCCTGGAAGCCCTATGCCCACCGCGTGGCCACCACGCGCCACGTGCTGGAGGGCCTGCTGCGGCTCTTCGCCCGGGACGGCCAGGCCCTGATGAAGGCGCGCGCGGCGGTGGACGCCGAGGCCGAATCCGGCCAGGTCCGCGAGGTGGTGCTCGCCTGGGAAAACACGAAGAACAGCCACCCCATCGCCTTCCGCGGCTATGCGTATGAGCGCTCCCCGTCCGAGCTGACCCAGCTGCCGTGGATCCGCTACGACACCACGAAGCCCCAGGTGTGGACCCTGCCCTACTTCGAGGAGCTGCGCCCCGCCGTCACCGCCCCCCTGCCCCTGGGCGGCTACCTGGTGCCCCCGGCGCACGCGGGGTGGGTGGCTCCGAAGCTCACCGCGCATGGCCTGCGCTTCCAGCGGCTCGGCCAGACGCTGCCCCCGGCCGAGGTGGAGGTGTTCCGCGCCACCGAGACGTCGTTCCGCCCCACCTCCGTCGAAGGCCACCAGGGCCTCACCGTCCAGGGGCAGTGGGCACGCGAGCGCCATCCCCTGCCCGAGGGGACCCTCTACGTTCCCGCCGCGCAGAAGAGCGCTCCGCTGGTCGCCCACCTCCTGGAGCCCCGGGGACCGGATTCCCTGCTGTCCTGGGGCTTCTTCAACAACCACTTCGAGGCCAAGGAGTACATCGAGGAGTACGTGGTGGAGCCCTTCGCGCGGGAATTGCTGGCGAAGGACCCCGCCGTGAAGGCCGCCTGGGAGGAGCGCTTGAAGGATCCGGCCTTCGCCGCGGACCCGAAATCCCGTCTGCGATTCTTCGCCGAGCGCCACCCGGCCTGGGACTCCCACTTCAACCTCTATCCCGTCTTCCGCACGGATTCGCCCCCCGCGGGCCTGAAACCGGTACGCTGA
- a CDS encoding MBL fold metallo-hydrolase — MSLRFKNLDGSGPHPLSNIFKWAVGDKLAGKRRKSPGTCVMRRVEPDPAVLASPPGPGEGARLTWLGHASWLVQLDGVSLLIDPVLRDSIPGFIRRNVPPGVPLGQLPPIAATLVSHNHFDHLDLPTVRQVGAPVVGGLGLTRYFQRTRLAVTELDWWGSTRVGPVTVHFVPAQHWSRRGLKDINETLWGGFVVEGSSARVYHSGDTAYFDGFHEIGRRFPGLDAALLPIGAYDPEWFMSKQHMNPEQAVRAYEDLKARHFLAMHWGTFKLTDEPLDEPPQRLDAEWKRRALPAEPLHVLAVGESLSVRQG; from the coding sequence ATGTCGCTCCGCTTCAAGAACCTGGATGGCAGCGGTCCCCATCCCCTGAGCAACATCTTCAAGTGGGCCGTGGGGGACAAGCTGGCGGGCAAGCGGCGCAAGAGCCCGGGCACGTGTGTCATGCGCCGCGTGGAGCCGGACCCCGCCGTCCTGGCGTCCCCTCCAGGCCCCGGCGAGGGCGCCCGCCTCACCTGGCTCGGACATGCGAGCTGGCTCGTGCAGCTCGACGGCGTGTCGCTGCTCATCGACCCCGTCCTGCGCGACTCCATTCCGGGCTTCATCCGCCGCAACGTGCCTCCGGGCGTCCCGCTCGGGCAGTTGCCCCCCATCGCCGCCACCCTGGTGTCCCACAACCACTTCGATCACCTGGACCTGCCCACGGTGCGCCAGGTGGGCGCGCCCGTCGTGGGGGGCCTGGGCCTGACGCGCTACTTCCAGCGCACGCGGCTGGCCGTCACCGAGCTGGACTGGTGGGGCTCCACGCGGGTGGGCCCGGTGACGGTGCACTTCGTCCCCGCCCAGCACTGGAGCCGCCGGGGATTGAAGGACATCAACGAAACGCTCTGGGGGGGCTTCGTGGTGGAGGGGTCGAGCGCGCGCGTCTACCACTCGGGAGACACCGCCTACTTCGACGGCTTCCATGAAATCGGCCGGCGCTTTCCGGGACTGGACGCGGCCCTGCTGCCCATCGGGGCCTACGATCCCGAGTGGTTCATGTCGAAGCAGCACATGAACCCGGAGCAGGCGGTGCGCGCCTACGAGGACCTGAAGGCCCGGCACTTCCTCGCCATGCACTGGGGAACCTTCAAACTCACCGACGAGCCCCTGGACGAACCGCCCCAGCGCCTGGACGCCGAGTGGAAGCGCCGCGCGCTGCCCGCCGAGCCCCTGCATGTGCTCGCCGTGGGGGAAAGCCTGAGCGTGCGCCAGGGTTGA
- the sthA gene encoding Si-specific NAD(P)(+) transhydrogenase yields MSVRHFDIVVIGSGPGGEGAAMKAAKSGKRVCVVEQQPLVGGACTHTATIPSKALRHAIQRLVDVQLDHPDLRVELAHRWKFKDMMRTASSVVSRQVQLRTTFYERNRVELVVGRARFLDAHTLEVSEPRGASEQLSAKSIVLATGSRPYHPPELDFEHPRIFDSDTIFNLRDTPMTMIIYGAGVIGCEYASMFRMLGVKVDLVNTRERLLSFLDDEISDALSYHLREQGVLIRHQEQMERVEANADGVVLHLKSGKRLRADIFLWANGRTGNTQDIGLDALGIQTDSRGNIQVNDAYQTVVPHIYAVGDVVGNPSLASASYDQGRFAATHIVEGRLEHKLVKDIPSGIYTSPEISSLGRTEQELTRQGVPYEVGHAFFKSLARAQITGRTVGMLKLLFHRDTREILGLHCFGDNASEIIHIGQAIMSQEGPGNSIDYFINTTFNYPTMAEAYRVAALNGLNRLF; encoded by the coding sequence ATGAGCGTGCGGCATTTCGACATCGTGGTGATTGGTTCCGGTCCCGGCGGTGAGGGCGCGGCCATGAAGGCGGCCAAGTCGGGCAAGCGGGTGTGCGTGGTGGAGCAGCAACCCCTGGTGGGAGGGGCCTGTACCCATACCGCCACCATTCCCTCGAAGGCACTGCGTCACGCCATCCAGCGCCTCGTGGACGTGCAGCTGGATCATCCAGATCTGCGCGTGGAACTGGCCCACCGCTGGAAGTTCAAGGACATGATGCGCACCGCCTCCTCGGTGGTGTCGCGCCAGGTGCAGCTGCGCACCACCTTCTATGAGCGCAACCGGGTGGAGCTGGTGGTGGGGCGGGCGCGCTTCCTGGACGCCCACACGCTCGAGGTCAGCGAGCCCCGGGGCGCCAGCGAGCAGCTGTCCGCCAAGTCCATCGTGCTGGCCACTGGCTCGCGGCCCTACCACCCGCCCGAGCTGGACTTCGAGCACCCGCGCATCTTCGATTCGGACACCATCTTCAACCTGCGCGACACGCCGATGACGATGATCATCTATGGCGCGGGCGTGATTGGTTGCGAGTACGCGTCCATGTTCCGCATGTTGGGCGTGAAGGTGGACCTGGTGAACACGCGCGAGCGGCTCCTGTCCTTCCTGGACGACGAGATCTCCGACGCCCTCAGCTACCACCTGCGGGAGCAGGGCGTGCTCATCCGCCACCAGGAGCAGATGGAGCGCGTGGAGGCGAACGCGGACGGCGTGGTGCTGCACCTCAAGAGTGGCAAGCGCCTGCGGGCGGACATCTTCTTGTGGGCCAACGGGCGCACGGGCAACACCCAGGACATCGGCCTGGACGCCCTGGGCATCCAGACGGACTCGCGCGGCAACATCCAGGTGAACGACGCCTACCAGACGGTCGTGCCCCACATCTACGCGGTGGGTGACGTGGTGGGCAATCCGTCGCTCGCGAGCGCGTCATATGACCAGGGCCGCTTCGCCGCCACCCACATCGTCGAGGGCCGCCTGGAGCACAAGCTGGTGAAGGACATTCCCAGCGGCATCTACACCAGTCCGGAGATCAGCAGCCTGGGGCGCACCGAGCAGGAACTCACGCGCCAGGGCGTGCCCTACGAGGTGGGTCACGCCTTCTTCAAGAGCCTGGCGCGCGCGCAGATCACCGGCCGCACGGTGGGCATGCTCAAGTTGCTCTTCCACCGGGACACGCGGGAGATCCTGGGCCTGCACTGCTTCGGGGACAACGCCTCGGAGATCATCCACATCGGCCAGGCCATCATGTCGCAGGAAGGCCCGGGCAACAGCATCGACTACTTCATCAACACCACGTTCAACTACCCCACCATGGCCGAGGCCTACCGCGTGGCGGCGCTCAACGGGCTCAACCGGTTGTTCTAA